The Deltaproteobacteria bacterium genome contains the following window.
GGTCGTGGCTGCGGGTGAAGAAGGCCTGAAAGAGTTCATCTTTTAGCCCTTCTCTCTATCTTTCGTATTCATCCACTGCCTTTCTTATGCTGATTTTATCTTTGGGAAGTTTGACGATATACGAATTTGTTTTTTGTGAATAGATGATAAACTTTGCCTCTTCAAGGCTTGATGCCTGATATTTAAAGCCACCTTCGGACAATACCTCTTGCCACCCCATAAAATAAGCCCCAAGTTTTAACGGTTCGTTCGGGACGGAGATTTCTTTTGCGTCCTTCAAATACCTGCTGTCTATAAACTCCTCCGGGAATCTTTTGGCTCCGTTCGGGATTATTTCACTTGCAATTTGCTCGACAAGTTTTTCCACATCTTTTGCCGCCTTGCCGTTCTTGATCTTCTTCCTCATCCCGGCAAGCTCTATCCGCTCCCGCACCAATTCACAGATGCCGTCATAAATCGGCTTCAGGTATTTTTTCGGGTCAAGACCGATTACCTCAAGCACAAGGCTGTCCAATTTTTGCCTGTCCTTCATCTTGACTTCTTCAAAGATGGGTTTGATGGGGCGGCTTGAAAGCTGCTCAAAAGATTTTATGATCACTTTTTTCTTTTCTGTATATATTTTGCTTGGATCAATAACAGGTAGGTCAACAATATCCGGGCCATAAAAGGTTAGCAAACCTTCTCCTAATCCCGCCCTTCCGTTAAGTTCCACGAAGAGAGAAACAAGAGTGGAGTTTAATATTGCAGAAAAAATATCAATATCTTTTCTGTTTCTTAAATCGGCAACAAATGCCACGTCGCCTATCAACGCACCTGTTTTATTTATGGAAAAGAAAAATCGTTCTCCTATGAATCTGTTTACAACAAAATCACACGGAGCAGTTTTACCTATATCATACCAAAACGACCTTCCTTGAACCGATGGAACTTCAGGAAACGGCGTGCCGCCCTTTTTATGACCGCCTCGTTCTTTTGTCCGCTGTTTTTCACCCCATTCAATATACCTTAACGCGCCTAATTGCTTTTCATTTCTCAGTTCTTTCTTTGTTTTTGAACAAACAAACACCTTAAATTCTATGTTATTAGGCTCAATGAAAAGTGTTTCTATCTCTTTGGGAGATGTCAAGAGAGGGAACAAAAATTCATCTTCAATATTCCAATGCCTAATCTTTTCATTTGTAAGATGAAAGAATTCATTTATCCCCGTCTTTATTCCAAAACCGACCTCTGCCACTTCTTTTAGCGGCACAAGATTATCCTTGCACTTTTCAAGAATTTCAAAATACACATCAGACGCCCTTAAATATTGTCCCCATTTAACTGTCTTGCCGCTGGCGTCAAGGTTTTCTGATAACTCTCCCTGCTTTATGACTCTGATTCTAAAATCATCATCCTCGTAAGTCGCAATTCCCTTCAAGGTGTTTTCAACTTTTGTCCCTTTTATCTGAAAATGCTCTGAACCGGCCTTTTCAATTGTATGCGCAAGTTTATCAAGCCCGCTCCATCTCCTTGTCGCCTCCATTTTCATATCCCACGGGATGAGGTCTTTCAGACGCTTTTTGATTTTTACAAATTTTACAAGGTGGTTGTCTCTGTCTTCTTTTACCCCCTCACCCTTGCCCTCTCCCGCAAGGGGAGAGGGTTTAAGAGGTATTCTCTCAAGAATGGTAACTACGGTATTTATTGCCGCATCTTCAAACCACGGCTCACAGCGGGATTCAAGGATTGCAATAATTTTAAAGTTCTTGAGAAAGAATTTTTGTAGTTCATAACCATAGGCAACATCAAGCCATGAATTGGATGTTACAATCCCCATCCTTCCACCGTCCTCTTTTAAAAATCTTGCTGTGTGAAAAAAGAGATAGGCATAGACATCCGCCTGTCCTGAAAGTTTCAGGTTTCCCCTGCTGTCAAACAATTCGGGATATTCCTTCATCCAGCCATGCGCAAGGGTTCTGCCGAGTTTTTCTTTATATCTCTTGAGCCTCTTTTCAATCAACTCCTGACGAATGTAGGGAAAATTGCCCACTGCTGCGTCAAATGCGGGAGGTTTCTCCTCTATCATAAAATCATTGTCGGCAGTTGCCTTTGGCGGAGGGAATTTAAAGGAGTCTGTGGGTTTAATGTCAAAAAAATCTTTTGATAATATCCTTGGAAAATTTCTATAGTCCTCTATGTTTTGACGATACAAATTTATCGTGGCAAGTTCAGCGGGAAAATGCGCAACATCAAAACCCCATAGATGAGAAAGCAAGGTTGTATGCGTCTTTTCGCCTAAGGTCTTGAGCCGGTCATAACTCCTGATAAGAAATGTGCCGGTGCCGCAAGTCGGGTCAATAACCTTTGCATCTTTTGTCTGGATGCAGAAGGTATTTATCAGATCAACAAGGTCTTCTCGGGTAAAATACTGTCCCAGCGCATGGCGCTCCTCAGGAGGGATGAGTTTTTCAAATACATTGCCCACAACGTCGTGCGGCATAGAAGAGAAGTTGAAGCGGTTCAAATCTTCAACAAGGGCGACAATGAACGGCGCAGCTATTGGAGGGACAGGAATATTGTCGGTAAAGTCCTCTTCAAACACAGCCTGATAATCAATCTGCCTTGCCAGTTCAAAATATTCCTTCAGTTTTTCGTTCAACCGGGACGGCGGAGTTTCCTTGAGAAGCATTGCAGGAAGGTCTGAACGGAATCTCCGCAAGGTAAGATAAAACAGAACCTTTCCGAAAAGGCGGTAAACCGCCTGCCGTGAGACTGTTTCATAAAATGCAGGGTCGTCATAGTTGGCAATTGCCTGCTTTATAGCCCAGTCAAAAAGAGATTCCTTGAACTTTTTATCTTTTCCCATTTTAGCGATAAGGGCTTGATGGATGTGCGGGATAAGGGTTTTGACCGCTTCGGTAAGTATATGAATAAAGAAAGTGGAATCCACATCCACAAGGTGGAGATGTCCGTCGCGATGAAGTATAGAGAGGTCATAAAGTATCTCTCTTGCCCTTGCCTTGAGAAGTTCCTGCTTTGACACAACCCAGAGGTCGTTGACCTCGGTAACAGGGAGGATTGCAGGATAGGTTTTTAAACGGTGTTCATGGCTGACCTGTTCAATTCCCCGATTTAAACTCTCGGGGACAGGACAGTTCGGCGTCCTCCAGATAACGGCATCCCGCATATTCCATGTTACAAAATAGTCGGCATTCATTGCCCGCGCCTTTTTTGCGGCATCTTCAAGGAGGGCTTTATCGTCAACAGGAGTTGTAGGGGTTTTTAGTTCCCAGCCGCAAAAGCCCATGCCTGCTTTTCTATTCAGCCATATTTGGATGTCGGGAAAATTTGTTGTGGCGGATGAGACTTTGATTGACGGTTCTGATGAGGCAGCTTCAAACGAATACGAGCCTTGAGAGATTGCCTCGTTGAGCCAGATATTGACCTGACTCATAAATTCTCTTTCGTTGGCTTTGACTGTAGACACTATCGGCTCGCTTAATAAGTAATGATTTTATAGCACCTTGAGGCTCAAACCTTGGAGCGGGAAATCAGGTTGTTATTCCAGCCAGCCTGCTTAAGTTTCGGGTCAATGAGATTTGCCCTTGTATCCGCTTCGTTGTAAGGCATAAAATTCCCTCTCACCCTATACCATAAAGTTGATGCTTTTAGAAATGAGAAAATTTTGTCAGGCAAAAGGATGGCTCAATAATCCTTGAAATGAAAACCTCCGGCTTTTGGGATGTGAGAAAGTGGGGCTTTCTTTTGGGGCAGAGGCAGAGTGTTGAATCTCTAAAAACTCATGAGGGAGGAAAGGGTCGCTAAAGAACACCATCAGTTTTTAGCATACCAATTCCCTCACCACCTTCATATTCCTTTTATCATCCATATCTGATTTCTTAGGGGTTTCCATTATCATGGGAAGGTCTTTGAGCAGCGGGTGGTTCAATATTGCCCTGAAACCGTTTATGCCTATGCACCCTTTGCCTATATGCTGGTGGCGGTCTTTTCTGGAACCTAGTCTGCCTATAGAATCATTCAGATGAATAAGGCGCAGATGTTCAATGCCAATATTCTTATGTTTTCTATAATTGTATCAATATCCTCTTCATTTTTTAAAGAATATCCTGCAGCAAAACCGTGGCAGGTGTCAAAGCAGAAACCAAGCCTGTTATTTTTCCCAAAGGCATTGATTACCCTGCCTATATCTTCAAGTTTATAGCCAAATGTAAAACCTGAACCTGAAGTATTCTCAAAAAGGATTTTTATGCTTCCCCTGCATTCATTTAAGGCAATAGACAAAGCCTCTATTACCCTTTTTAAACCGAACTTATCGCCCAAACCCTTTGTGCTGCCCAAATGCGTAACGAGCATGTCAGCGCCGATTTTTTGCGCGGTTTTATCTCGTGCATAAAAAGATTTACAGAACGATTGTATATACGTTCATCAGGGGATGCAAGATTTATCAGATATGAGGTGTGAATGACAACCGGGTTAATGGCGCTTTGTTTAACGACTGATCTAAACTCTTTAACATCTTGAGCATTAAAACTTTTGATTCGCCAATCCCTCGGACTGCGGGTAAATATCTGCATTGTTTCGCAGCCGAGTTCTTCTGCCTGTAGGACAGCATTTGAAATGCCATCGGCAATGGATATGTGAAATCCAAGAGGCATGTTTTTAATATTATAATTGAAAATATCCCAAATATCCACTTGACATACATATAAAAAATTATGTATATGTATTTATACTAAATGCACCTATTAACAGGTAAATTTCACTTATCTTGCGCAATTAACATAAGATATGGTTTATGCAACAAAAAAAGAAGTTATACAAGGACTGGCAGAGACATTTAAGGCGCTCTCGGATGAAACAAGGCTCAAGATATTAAAACTCCTTGAAAATGATGAACTCTGCGTGTGCGATATTGTCGCTGCTCTTGATATGGTGCAGCCGCAGGTATCATTTCATCTAAATGTCTTAAAGGGCGCAGGACTGGTAAAAGACAAAAAGAATGGCAAATGGATTTACTACAGACTTGATGGCGCGGATATGTTCAAGAGGTTTCTGATACTTTCTATTAATGAAAGAGTATCAGAAACAAGCATAGCAAACTGCCAAAAGAGACTTGAATCTTTCCTCAAAAAGAGAGGAGCAAAACAGGCTGATTACAGCAGAGAAAAGACAGGATGCTAATGGCGCAATAATGGTTAAAGATTTCTTAAGACATATACATAACTTTAAACTGCTTCCGTTGTTTGTCATTATCAGCATGTCTATAGGGATAGACATAGGCAAGTTTTACAGCATCTCTGACTTTCAGATTACACCGCCTGTTGACGCTATTAAGTCTATCTTTCACGGCACATATGAGTTTAGTATAGCCAACACACTTGCCCTCGGCGTTGTAAGCGTGCTCCTTTATCTCGGTATTCCGCTTATTGCAGGAATATTAACAAGGTTTTTGGGCATAAAAAGGTTTGGAGAGGTTTGGTTTGAAAGACTTAAGTTTTATCTGGATACAGTGTCAATTGCAGGGCTTTTATTTACCCTGACTGTTATGTTTGCCCTAAAAGGCGATTTAATACTTGAGCATCCATTATTTATAGTCCACATGGCTGTGCCGATAACTATATTTTTCTGGACAATGTTTGCAGCGGTTTATCTTACAAGTTGGAGATTAGGTTTAAACTATAAAGACTCCGTTGCAGTTGCATTCAATTCCACAGGAAGGGATTTTGAGATAGCCATTGCAATGGCAATAACAGCATTTAACCCTGCTGTTGCATTAGCGACTGTTATAGGTCCCCTTATTGAAGTGCCTGTAATGCTTGCTTTAGTATGGTTTGCTAAAAAAACAGAAAATAGACTTTTCTTTGATGAAACTTTAGGACTTCCCGGGAGAGTTAAACAGACCTGAACTCCAATCTGCATACTGTACATGCCTGACAGCCTATATGGTGCATTGGATTCAGAAGGTATCTTGCCATTTTTAATAACCTCATCGGGAAAAGAGGGAGGCCAAAGCCTCCCTCTTTTTTATAAAAAACGGCTGTATTTAAAGAGAACATTTCTAAATTGGCTTGACATTGGGCATATAACTTCTTGACAGGCTTATCAATTATGATAAAAACTATCCCGTAGATGCTTTCTATTTTAGTTATTCAATAAGGCTCATGCGGGCGGTTAACTCAGCGGCAGAGTGCTACCTTCACACGGTAGAAGTCACTGGTTCAAACCCAGTACCGCCCACCATAAAAATCATTTAATTACTGAACTTGCCTCATTATGCGGTAGACTCAGGTAGTTTAAACCATCTGAGTCAAGGGCATTACTCACTACACTCACAGAAGATAGACCCGTTGCAGCAGCAGCCGGCATAGGGTTTAAAAGCCCGTAGGTAAAGGCAGGGGCAGGTCTATCTTCTTTAAGATTAAGATATTTTTTCTTTCTGCCTCTTTCATCTTAACTCCATTTAGCAGTAACAAAATCACAATAATCTATTACCTTACACTGCCAACATAAGGGTTTAATTGCCCTGCATATATTTCTTCCATGCAGTATAAGAAGATTTGTTGCATCTGTCCATTTATCTTGAGGGATTATCTTGCAGAGTGCCTGTTCTATCTTATCAGGATTATCTGATTCAGCAAGTCCAATCCTTTTAGATACCCTTTTTACATGCGTATCAACTGCTATTGCCTGTCTGCCAAAGGCGTTGCCAAGGACTATGTTTGCTGTCTTCCTGCCAACACCTGACAGTGTGATGAGTTCTTCCAATGTATAAGGAATCCCCCCTTTAAAATCCTGAACAATTTTTTTACAACATTTCTTAATATTTCTTGCCTTGTTTTTATAAAAACCTGTAGGTTTTATTACTTCTTCCAATTCTTTAATATCGGCATTTGCAAGATATTCTGGGGTTTTGAATTTTTTGAACAATATTGGTGTGACCTTGTTTACCCTTTCATCTGTACACTGGGCAGAGAGAATTGTGGCTATCAGAAGTTGAAACGGGGTTTTAAAATTAAGTGCAGGTCTTGGGTTTGGATGTTCTCTTTCAAGTATATCAATAATCCTCTTTGCCTTTTCCTTTATATACAGCGACATAAATAAATGCGCATATAGAGCGTCAGAACAAAGCACGACCCATGCTTCGCATGGGTGCCCCGGGCGCGACAAAAGCGAGGAGTGAGGCGTATTTTAAGCATACGCCGCAACGACCTGTCTGCGTGCAACGCACAGGCAGGCAACACAGGTATGCGAAGTTATAACGCTCTATATAGTTTCATCTTTAAGGTTACTGGGTTTACTGCATCTTATATCCAATCTTTCTCAAAAAATCCTTTCTCTTCTTTTTATCTTCGTCAGTTTCAACTCCTTTTGGCGAAAAGCCGTCAATAACCCCCATTATGCCTCTGCCTTGTGATGTTTCTGCGGCAACAACCTCAACAGGGTTTGCAGTTGCGCAGAAAATCCGGCAGACCTCCTGACAGTTTTTGACTGCGTTTAATATGTTTATTGGAAAGGCATCCCTTATAATAATCATAAAGACATGACCTGCCCCAATGTTTGAGAGATTTTCAATAGCCTTGTCTGTAAGTTCCTTATCATTCCCTTCATGTCTTATAAGGCACGGACCTGACGCCTCGCAGAACGCAATCCCGAATTTTGCCTGCGGCACACTCGTAACAATTATTTCATAGAGGTCTTCAATGGTCTTTATAAAATGCGTCTGCCCGAGGATTATGTTTGACCCCTGCGGGATGTCTATTTTTATGGTTTTAAGTTCCATTTGGTTTTTACCTCTAAAACCTTCTCTCAAACACATAATAAGCAAGACCTGTAAGCGCTGACCTTTCTGCAGAAGGCTCAAATATCTCAATGAGTGTCTTTGCCCTGTCTGTATATTCCCTTGCCT
Protein-coding sequences here:
- a CDS encoding N-6 DNA methylase, which produces MSQVNIWLNEAISQGSYSFEAASSEPSIKVSSATTNFPDIQIWLNRKAGMGFCGWELKTPTTPVDDKALLEDAAKKARAMNADYFVTWNMRDAVIWRTPNCPVPESLNRGIEQVSHEHRLKTYPAILPVTEVNDLWVVSKQELLKARAREILYDLSILHRDGHLHLVDVDSTFFIHILTEAVKTLIPHIHQALIAKMGKDKKFKESLFDWAIKQAIANYDDPAFYETVSRQAVYRLFGKVLFYLTLRRFRSDLPAMLLKETPPSRLNEKLKEYFELARQIDYQAVFEEDFTDNIPVPPIAAPFIVALVEDLNRFNFSSMPHDVVGNVFEKLIPPEERHALGQYFTREDLVDLINTFCIQTKDAKVIDPTCGTGTFLIRSYDRLKTLGEKTHTTLLSHLWGFDVAHFPAELATINLYRQNIEDYRNFPRILSKDFFDIKPTDSFKFPPPKATADNDFMIEEKPPAFDAAVGNFPYIRQELIEKRLKRYKEKLGRTLAHGWMKEYPELFDSRGNLKLSGQADVYAYLFFHTARFLKEDGGRMGIVTSNSWLDVAYGYELQKFFLKNFKIIAILESRCEPWFEDAAINTVVTILERIPLKPSPLAGEGKGEGVKEDRDNHLVKFVKIKKRLKDLIPWDMKMEATRRWSGLDKLAHTIEKAGSEHFQIKGTKVENTLKGIATYEDDDFRIRVIKQGELSENLDASGKTVKWGQYLRASDVYFEILEKCKDNLVPLKEVAEVGFGIKTGINEFFHLTNEKIRHWNIEDEFLFPLLTSPKEIETLFIEPNNIEFKVFVCSKTKKELRNEKQLGALRYIEWGEKQRTKERGGHKKGGTPFPEVPSVQGRSFWYDIGKTAPCDFVVNRFIGERFFFSINKTGALIGDVAFVADLRNRKDIDIFSAILNSTLVSLFVELNGRAGLGEGLLTFYGPDIVDLPVIDPSKIYTEKKKVIIKSFEQLSSRPIKPIFEEVKMKDRQKLDSLVLEVIGLDPKKYLKPIYDGICELVRERIELAGMRKKIKNGKAAKDVEKLVEQIASEIIPNGAKRFPEEFIDSRYLKDAKEISVPNEPLKLGAYFMGWQEVLSEGGFKYQASSLEEAKFIIYSQKTNSYIVKLPKDKISIRKAVDEYER
- a CDS encoding TIM barrel protein, whose amino-acid sequence is MLVTHLGSTKGLGDKFGLKRVIEALSIALNECRGSIKILFENTSGSGFTFGYKLEDIGRVINAFGKNNRLGFCFDTCHGFAAGYSLKNEEDIDTIIENIRILALNICALFI
- the nth gene encoding endonuclease III is translated as MSLYIKEKAKRIIDILEREHPNPRPALNFKTPFQLLIATILSAQCTDERVNKVTPILFKKFKTPEYLANADIKELEEVIKPTGFYKNKARNIKKCCKKIVQDFKGGIPYTLEELITLSGVGRKTANIVLGNAFGRQAIAVDTHVKRVSKRIGLAESDNPDKIEQALCKIIPQDKWTDATNLLILHGRNICRAIKPLCWQCKVIDYCDFVTAKWS
- a CDS encoding metalloregulator ArsR/SmtB family transcription factor yields the protein MQGLAETFKALSDETRLKILKLLENDELCVCDIVAALDMVQPQVSFHLNVLKGAGLVKDKKNGKWIYYRLDGADMFKRFLILSINERVSETSIANCQKRLESFLKKRGAKQADYSREKTGC
- a CDS encoding adenosine-specific kinase — translated: MELKTIKIDIPQGSNIILGQTHFIKTIEDLYEIIVTSVPQAKFGIAFCEASGPCLIRHEGNDKELTDKAIENLSNIGAGHVFMIIIRDAFPINILNAVKNCQEVCRIFCATANPVEVVAAETSQGRGIMGVIDGFSPKGVETDEDKKKRKDFLRKIGYKMQ